The following coding sequences lie in one Chionomys nivalis chromosome 8, mChiNiv1.1, whole genome shotgun sequence genomic window:
- the Pgam1 gene encoding phosphoglycerate mutase 1 codes for MAAYKLVLIRHGESAWNLENRFSGWYDADLSPAGHEEAKRGGQALRDAGYEFDICFTSVQKRAIRTLWTVLDAIDQMWLPVVRTWRLNERHYGGLTGLNKAETAAKHGEAQVKIWRRSYDVPPPPMEPDHPFYSNISKDRRYADLTEDQLPSCESLKDTIARALPFWNEEIVPQIKEGKRVLIAAHGNSLRGIVKHLEGLSEEAIMELNLPTGIPIVYELDKNLKPVKPMQFLGDEETVRKAMEAVAAQGKAKK; via the exons ATGGCCGCCTACAAGCTGGTCCTCATCCGGCACGGCGAGAGCGCCTGGAACCTGGAGAACCGCTTCAGCGGCTGGTACGACGCCGACCTGAGCCCGGCGGGCCACGAGGAGGCGAAGCGCGGCGGACAGGCTTTGCGAG ATGCTGGCTATGAATTCGACATCTGCTTCACCTCCGTGCAGAAGAGAGCAATCCGGACCCTCTGGACAGTCCTGGATGCCATTGACCAGATGTGGCTGCCAGTGGTGAGGACCTGGCGCCTCAATGAGCGACACTATGGGGGTCTGACTGGTCTCAATAAAGCAGAAACTGCTGCTAAGCATGGTGAGGCACAGGTAAAGATCTGGAGGCGATCTTACGATGTCCCACCACCGCCAATGGAGCCTGACCATCCCTTCTACAGCAACATCAGTAAG GATCGCAGGTATGCAGACCTTACTGAGGACCAGCTGCCGTCCTGTGAGAGCCTGAAGGACACTATTGCCAGAGCATTGCCCTTCTGGAATGAAGAGATTGTCCCTCAGAtcaaagaggggaagagagtCCTGATTGCGGCCCATGGCAACAGCCTTCGGGGGATCGTCAAGCATCTGGAGG GTCTCTCAGAAGAGGCCATCATGGAGCTGAACCTGCCAACTGGCATTCCCATTGTCTATGAATTGGACAAGAACTTGAAGCCCGTTAAACCCATGCAGTTCCTGGGAGATGAAGAGACCGTGCGGAAAGCCATGGAAGCTGTGGCCGCGCAGGGCAAGGCCAAGAAGTGA